The Macrococcoides canis genome has a window encoding:
- a CDS encoding oligosaccharide flippase family protein encodes MVNRLFYLFYVIASSFVGLITLPLIDRYLSDYQLGMYALINSFFQLCIIIPNYSINATIIRFFSKYIHQSKSFINILNAYLAKFILIFILLIIAAMSFYNYISNSFKTMDIVIVILIFISFLLFKNSLSYLQSLEYKKQFTLFALTELITRLIFMVVLLIFYNHYLVPFIAMIISTTISFILSRLYLNKVIGELEESFDDDKIDSNEIQMFIKPLIMSGIFMWVLSSADQYIIDIFLGKEQTGYYLKAYIIPFQLIIIFNTAYMMYYEPIMSKYHNSNDQYNLKKERNISRLLILVYATFFILIGIFYSSDIYKIIYGSQMKEANFVFIFITIGATFWSFYKIEIYEVMLLNKVILSTTLLLIASIINIIANIVLVPKFGINGAAFSTLLSYFILYISSYIIVKRYKKGVI; translated from the coding sequence ATGGTAAATAGACTATTTTATTTATTCTATGTAATAGCTTCATCCTTTGTAGGATTAATTACATTACCATTAATTGATCGTTATTTAAGTGACTATCAATTGGGAATGTATGCATTAATTAATTCATTCTTTCAATTATGTATAATAATTCCCAATTATTCCATTAATGCCACGATTATTAGATTTTTTTCAAAATATATACATCAATCAAAGAGTTTTATAAACATCTTAAATGCATACTTAGCAAAGTTTATACTAATTTTTATTTTGTTAATCATTGCTGCAATGTCATTTTATAATTATATATCTAATTCTTTCAAAACAATGGATATAGTAATCGTTATTCTAATTTTTATTTCATTTTTATTATTTAAAAATAGTTTATCCTATCTACAATCATTAGAGTATAAGAAGCAATTTACACTATTTGCTTTAACTGAACTTATTACTAGATTAATATTTATGGTAGTTCTATTAATATTTTATAACCACTACTTAGTACCGTTTATTGCAATGATTATCTCTACAACAATTAGCTTTATATTAAGTCGATTATATTTAAATAAAGTGATAGGTGAATTAGAAGAAAGTTTTGATGACGATAAGATTGATTCTAATGAGATTCAAATGTTTATAAAACCATTAATTATGTCTGGTATATTTATGTGGGTTTTATCTTCGGCTGATCAATATATTATTGATATATTCTTGGGAAAAGAGCAAACAGGATACTATTTAAAAGCGTATATTATACCGTTTCAACTTATTATTATATTTAATACTGCATACATGATGTATTATGAACCAATCATGTCTAAATACCATAATTCCAATGATCAATATAATTTAAAAAAGGAAAGAAATATTTCAAGGTTACTTATTTTAGTATATGCTACATTTTTTATACTAATAGGAATATTCTATTCATCTGATATTTATAAGATTATTTATGGTAGTCAGATGAAAGAAGCAAATTTTGTATTCATTTTTATTACTATTGGTGCAACCTTCTGGAGTTTTTATAAAATAGAGATATACGAAGTTATGTTATTAAATAAAGTTATATTATCAACTACTCTACTATTAATAGCAAGTATCATTAATATTATTGCCAATATAGTTTTGGTACCGAAATTTGGAATTAATGGAGCAGCTTTTTCTACATTACTATCGTATTTCATTTTATATATTTCAAGTTATATTATTGTGAAACGATATAAAAAAGGAGTTATTTAA
- a CDS encoding glycosyltransferase, whose protein sequence is MTKLLVFGNNNSPHIKTWDIFYNNCPSLTVYNDLYIKEGNLSSISFLKEIYKVNKYIKDKKIDVVHTHSAGIFGLNSLFLNQSFILTIYGSELYNSINNPFKKIIMILVLKKAKAISCSSIAAQDFIKKNFSKSIYKKTFLFSIPANNNFINKKFKKRVDIFSNRRIGELYNTFEIIKSYEQVKEILKQKVGDLVLLDGYSDNNSYRDSIIKYVSDSKFKNNIQIISKKLNSEDLNNIYNSSKCFINIPHSDQLSLSFLEGVKTECIPIVSNIPAYDQISEKYNIKKVDTTNNSNIISQLKNILIEVYSDNNELPDFNRLNYEYNNINKSIDEFKKFIGDVK, encoded by the coding sequence GTGACTAAATTACTTGTATTTGGAAATAACAATTCGCCACATATTAAAACATGGGATATATTTTATAATAATTGTCCAAGTTTGACAGTATATAATGATTTATACATAAAAGAAGGAAATTTATCATCAATAAGCTTTTTAAAAGAAATTTACAAGGTGAATAAATATATAAAAGATAAAAAAATTGATGTAGTACACACACATAGTGCTGGTATTTTTGGCTTAAATTCATTATTTCTCAATCAAAGTTTTATTTTAACTATATATGGAAGTGAATTATATAATTCAATAAATAACCCTTTTAAGAAGATTATTATGATACTGGTATTGAAGAAAGCAAAAGCTATTAGTTGTAGTTCGATTGCTGCACAAGATTTTATTAAAAAAAATTTCTCAAAATCAATTTATAAAAAGACCTTTCTTTTTAGTATTCCAGCAAATAATAACTTTATTAATAAAAAATTTAAAAAACGTGTAGATATATTTTCAAATAGAAGAATTGGAGAATTGTATAATACTTTTGAAATAATAAAAAGTTATGAACAAGTCAAAGAAATTCTGAAACAAAAAGTAGGGGATCTAGTATTGTTAGATGGATATAGTGACAATAATTCATATAGAGATAGCATTATTAAGTATGTTTCAGATTCTAAATTTAAAAATAATATTCAAATAATCTCAAAAAAATTAAACTCTGAAGACTTAAATAATATATATAATTCTTCTAAATGTTTTATAAATATACCACATTCTGATCAGCTTTCTCTTAGTTTTTTAGAGGGTGTAAAAACTGAGTGTATACCTATTGTCTCTAATATTCCAGCTTATGATCAAATATCTGAAAAATATAATATAAAAAAAGTAGATACTACAAATAATAGTAATATTATCTCACAATTGAAGAATATACTAATAGAAGTCTATTCAGATAATAATGAATTGCCTGATTTTAATAGATTAAATTATGAATATAATAATATAAATAAAAGTATAGATGAATTTAAAAAATTTATAGGAGATGTGAAATGA
- a CDS encoding bi-domain-containing oxidoreductase yields MKQLLNSFSTGEISLREIAKPNINKNQLLIKNHYSAISVGTEKMLVDFGKANYIQKAKQQPEKVKQVIDKVKTDGFTTTYNAVKSKLDQPIPLGYSSVGEIIEVGENCTEYKVGDYVISNGSHSEIVAVNKNLVAKVPDGVSLEDAAFTVISSIPLQGIRLLNPEIGDVVVVIGLGLMGLIASQILIANGCTVIGTDMDPNKIEIAKSYGVDAVNVGSGIDIVKYVHEKTGNFGADKVLITASTKSNDPITQSAKMVRQRGKIVLVGVVGLDLDRNLFYEKEITFQVSSSYGPGRYDKNYEEKAIDYPYGFVRWTQNRNFQAILELIKNKKLNFDNLITHKVEFNDATNAYNDLSSNSNVIGAIFKYNHETVNLSDTVKNSIINKNVNAYQSAVIGVIGAGNFTNQTLLPKIDKKFRLKKIASNGGLTASNVSLKHGIEESTSNSETIFSDNEINTVIVTTRHDTHFSFVKKAIESGKSVFVEKPLALTMDELNELDSIASNHHIMVGFNRRYSPLIIKMKELLKSTVSPKNINITVNAGSIPKNHWTQDKNIGGGRLIGEACHFIDLAFYIAESKIIDSYVLSMDDNEEKYDTFTIILKFEDGSIATINYFANGSKSYPKENIKVSFEEKILEIDNFKTLKGYGFSEFKSLKNRNQDKGHATCINRFLESVSSNTPLIPFEDLMSISRLSIKLDEEMRR; encoded by the coding sequence ATGAAACAATTATTAAATTCTTTTAGCACGGGTGAAATTTCATTACGAGAAATTGCTAAACCAAATATTAACAAGAATCAATTGTTGATTAAAAATCATTACAGCGCAATTTCTGTTGGAACTGAAAAAATGTTAGTTGACTTTGGGAAAGCAAACTATATACAAAAAGCAAAGCAACAACCAGAAAAAGTAAAGCAAGTTATTGATAAGGTAAAGACTGATGGTTTTACTACAACTTATAATGCTGTTAAGAGTAAATTAGATCAACCTATCCCATTAGGATATAGCTCAGTAGGAGAAATAATAGAAGTTGGGGAGAACTGTACAGAATATAAAGTTGGTGATTATGTTATTTCAAATGGTTCACATTCAGAAATAGTTGCAGTTAATAAAAATTTAGTTGCTAAGGTGCCGGATGGAGTAAGTTTAGAAGATGCTGCATTTACTGTTATTTCATCTATTCCATTACAAGGAATTAGATTATTGAATCCAGAAATCGGTGATGTGGTTGTTGTTATAGGCCTTGGATTGATGGGACTAATTGCATCTCAAATTTTAATTGCAAATGGATGTACTGTTATCGGTACTGATATGGATCCTAATAAAATTGAAATTGCAAAATCGTATGGTGTTGATGCTGTAAATGTAGGTAGTGGAATTGATATTGTAAAATATGTACATGAAAAGACTGGAAACTTTGGTGCAGATAAAGTTTTAATAACTGCCTCTACAAAAAGTAATGATCCTATCACTCAATCAGCAAAAATGGTAAGACAAAGGGGTAAAATCGTTTTAGTAGGAGTTGTTGGATTAGATTTAGACCGTAATTTATTTTATGAAAAAGAAATTACTTTCCAAGTATCATCTTCATATGGTCCGGGAAGATACGATAAGAACTATGAAGAAAAAGCTATTGATTATCCATACGGATTTGTACGTTGGACGCAAAATCGTAACTTTCAAGCCATTTTAGAATTAATTAAAAACAAAAAGTTGAATTTTGATAATCTTATTACTCATAAAGTTGAATTTAATGATGCAACAAATGCTTATAACGACCTGAGTTCAAATTCTAATGTAATAGGAGCAATTTTTAAATATAATCATGAAACAGTAAATTTAAGTGATACAGTAAAGAATTCAATTATTAATAAAAATGTTAATGCATATCAATCTGCAGTAATAGGTGTAATCGGAGCAGGAAACTTTACTAATCAAACTTTATTACCAAAAATTGATAAAAAGTTTAGGTTAAAAAAGATAGCAAGTAATGGTGGTTTAACTGCTTCAAACGTAAGTTTAAAACATGGAATTGAAGAATCTACTTCTAATAGCGAAACTATTTTTAGTGATAACGAAATCAATACGGTAATTGTAACTACTCGACATGACACTCATTTTAGCTTTGTAAAGAAAGCGATTGAAAGTGGTAAGTCTGTATTTGTTGAAAAACCACTTGCATTGACTATGGATGAACTTAATGAATTAGATTCGATTGCAAGCAATCATCATATAATGGTTGGATTCAATAGAAGGTATTCACCATTAATTATAAAAATGAAAGAATTGCTGAAAAGTACTGTTTCTCCGAAAAATATTAATATTACTGTAAATGCAGGAAGTATTCCTAAAAATCACTGGACACAAGATAAAAATATTGGTGGAGGACGTCTTATTGGAGAAGCATGCCATTTCATTGATCTTGCCTTCTATATAGCAGAATCAAAAATAATTGATTCATATGTTTTAAGTATGGATGATAATGAAGAAAAATATGATACCTTCACCATCATTTTGAAATTTGAAGATGGATCAATTGCAACAATTAATTATTTTGCAAACGGAAGTAAATCTTATCCTAAAGAAAATATTAAAGTGAGTTTTGAAGAAAAAATACTTGAGATTGATAATTTTAAAACATTAAAAGGATATGGTTTTAGTGAATTTAAATCATTGAAAAATAGAAATCAAGATAAAGGACATGCAACTTGTATAAATAGATTTTTAGAGAGTGTTAGTTCAAATACACCTTTAATTCCATTTGAAGATTTAATGTCTATATCAAGATTAAGTATTAAACTTGACGAAGAAATGAGAAGATAA
- a CDS encoding heparinase II/III domain-containing protein has product MNNIQLIKQMGIRWTLYRTQYEIKKKFGYLERTYPESELSNYTLDEKYSIKEIKNHLINNLSYIPKNNSISDKDKKSLLNRADKILENKFIYFFDKEYKFKAWNYSNETNKFAPNDIHWSKISDLNSEFGDIKWIWELARFTFAYDLSRAYIYTKDEKYAEKFWTLFEDFQKNNPLEMGVHYRCSQEMSFRLNAWLFSLYVFIDSKHTTDERIRIMMKTFEHYIEHIKHHINFSVEAVQNNHSISEATTLSVFGNTFSFIPEYKKIYDFGMQILKKEITWQIREDGTYIQNSHNYHRLVLQNISWIILSLKSVGTNLPLYLRQKANLSINFLNSVMNKNGQVPNYGMNDGSYIFPLTERDYLDYRPVLQCLNYQLNSSLLYDDENVNEILLLFNKGNIDKYNIQKIKDKPLNIFEKGGIYVLNNNNFKLIFKALTYKERPNQADNLHVELNYRGEQIFTDAGTFSYNSEAKYLDYFNGTKSHNTVLINENSQMIKGSRFIWYNWSKVTKPLIEVYKKQIQIRSKIKNYGDFQHERFIDFNENKIFIEDTLFNNSIDSYSFQVQWIIKDELDINGNEVILKNSKLKMTFNSYEKLEILKMYGDEIKGYGWESKTYGSKNPVNQLLVKGSSILKQTSINTIIEEIE; this is encoded by the coding sequence ATGAATAATATCCAACTAATTAAACAAATGGGTATCAGGTGGACATTATACAGAACTCAATATGAAATTAAAAAGAAATTTGGGTATTTAGAACGTACATATCCAGAATCTGAATTAAGCAATTATACATTAGATGAAAAATACTCAATAAAAGAAATAAAAAATCACCTGATTAATAATTTGTCATATATACCCAAAAATAATTCTATAAGTGATAAAGACAAAAAAAGTTTACTTAATAGAGCAGATAAAATTTTAGAAAATAAATTTATATATTTTTTTGATAAAGAATATAAATTTAAAGCATGGAATTATTCCAATGAAACAAATAAATTTGCACCAAATGATATACATTGGAGCAAGATAAGTGATCTTAATAGTGAATTTGGTGATATTAAGTGGATATGGGAATTAGCAAGGTTTACTTTTGCATATGATTTATCACGTGCATATATTTATACTAAAGATGAAAAATATGCTGAAAAGTTTTGGACATTATTCGAGGATTTTCAAAAAAATAATCCTCTTGAAATGGGAGTACATTATAGATGTAGTCAAGAGATGTCGTTTAGATTAAATGCTTGGCTATTTTCATTGTATGTATTTATTGATAGTAAACATACTACTGATGAAAGAATACGTATTATGATGAAAACTTTTGAACATTATATCGAACATATTAAACATCATATTAATTTTAGTGTAGAAGCTGTGCAAAATAATCATAGTATTTCTGAAGCGACAACATTGTCTGTATTTGGTAACACTTTTTCATTTATACCTGAATATAAAAAGATATATGATTTTGGGATGCAGATACTAAAGAAAGAAATTACTTGGCAAATAAGAGAAGATGGTACTTATATTCAAAATTCTCACAATTATCATAGACTCGTATTACAAAATATATCCTGGATTATTTTATCATTGAAAAGTGTAGGTACTAATCTTCCATTATATTTACGACAGAAAGCAAATTTAAGTATAAACTTTTTAAATAGTGTAATGAATAAAAATGGTCAGGTTCCTAATTATGGAATGAATGATGGATCATATATTTTCCCATTAACAGAGAGAGACTATTTGGATTATAGACCTGTATTACAGTGTTTGAATTATCAACTTAATAGTTCGCTTCTTTATGATGATGAAAATGTTAATGAAATTCTTTTATTATTCAACAAAGGTAATATAGATAAATACAATATTCAAAAAATCAAAGATAAACCTTTGAATATATTTGAAAAAGGTGGAATCTATGTTTTAAATAATAATAATTTCAAGTTGATTTTTAAAGCACTTACATATAAAGAAAGGCCTAATCAAGCAGATAATCTTCACGTAGAACTTAATTATAGGGGAGAACAAATATTTACTGATGCAGGTACATTCAGCTATAATTCGGAAGCAAAGTATTTAGATTATTTTAATGGTACAAAATCTCATAATACAGTACTAATTAATGAAAATTCACAAATGATTAAAGGAAGTAGGTTCATTTGGTACAATTGGTCTAAAGTTACTAAACCATTAATTGAAGTTTATAAAAAACAGATACAAATTAGATCTAAAATAAAGAATTATGGAGATTTTCAGCACGAAAGGTTTATTGATTTCAATGAAAATAAAATTTTCATTGAAGATACTTTATTTAATAATTCAATTGATTCATATAGCTTTCAGGTACAGTGGATTATAAAGGATGAATTAGATATTAATGGAAATGAAGTTATTTTAAAGAATAGTAAATTAAAAATGACATTTAATAGTTATGAAAAACTTGAAATATTAAAAATGTATGGTGACGAAATTAAAGGTTATGGATGGGAATCAAAAACGTATGGAAGTAAAAATCCAGTAAATCAATTACTCGTAAAAGGCTCATCAATACTAAAGCAAACAAGTATAAATACAATAATCGAAGAAATTGAGTGA
- a CDS encoding glycosyltransferase family 4 protein — MKILIVHQFYLNENDPGGSRFNQFVEHWSNLGHEITVIAGTVNYTTGKAPDEYKGKLFVKEKPKKNVTVIRTHVSESYNKSFIGRLWGYFSFNFSSTLAMFRIKSPDVILVSSPPLFVGLTGIFAKYFFRKPLIFEIRDLWPESAIDTGVLKSKLIIKLSYLIEKKCYETANLINVLTPAFKDKLISNKNVEAGKIIYIPNGADLDIFNEENRDHSLKEKLGLKDKFIITYTGAHGLANNLKYLLQIAQKIEKIDEDIHFMLIGAGMLKNELIEFKNKNNINNVSFIDAQPKKDIPKYINISDVCLALLKKNDTFKSVYPNKMFDYMSCKKPILIGIDGIARKVVEDDSMSGVYLDQENINKAIDTIIKLKNETDSLSQMGENGYNFVINNFERKSLSDKYLKYMLKLSNKE; from the coding sequence ATGAAAATATTAATTGTTCATCAATTTTATTTAAATGAAAATGATCCTGGAGGCTCAAGGTTCAATCAATTTGTAGAACATTGGTCGAATCTTGGACATGAGATAACTGTAATTGCAGGAACTGTTAATTATACAACTGGGAAAGCTCCTGATGAATATAAGGGGAAGTTATTTGTTAAAGAAAAACCAAAAAAGAATGTGACAGTAATTCGAACACATGTTAGTGAATCTTATAACAAAAGTTTCATCGGTCGACTGTGGGGATATTTTTCATTTAACTTTTCATCAACACTAGCAATGTTTAGAATCAAATCGCCAGATGTAATTTTAGTTAGCTCACCGCCCTTATTCGTAGGTCTTACTGGAATTTTTGCGAAATATTTTTTTAGAAAGCCATTAATTTTTGAGATTCGTGACTTATGGCCAGAATCAGCTATAGATACTGGTGTTTTAAAAAGTAAACTAATTATCAAACTATCATATTTGATTGAAAAGAAATGCTATGAAACTGCTAATTTAATAAATGTATTAACACCGGCATTTAAAGATAAACTAATTAGTAATAAGAATGTTGAAGCAGGAAAGATTATTTATATACCTAATGGTGCTGACTTAGATATATTTAATGAGGAAAATAGAGACCATTCTTTAAAAGAAAAATTAGGCTTAAAAGATAAATTTATTATTACTTATACAGGCGCACATGGATTAGCTAATAATTTAAAATATTTACTGCAAATAGCACAGAAAATTGAAAAGATTGATGAGGACATTCATTTCATGCTTATTGGAGCAGGTATGTTGAAAAATGAATTAATAGAATTTAAAAATAAAAATAATATTAATAATGTTTCGTTCATTGATGCACAACCTAAAAAAGATATTCCAAAATATATTAATATTTCTGATGTGTGCTTAGCTTTATTGAAGAAAAATGATACATTTAAATCTGTATATCCAAATAAAATGTTTGATTATATGTCTTGTAAAAAGCCGATTCTTATTGGAATTGATGGTATTGCAAGAAAGGTTGTAGAAGATGACAGTATGTCAGGTGTTTACCTTGATCAAGAAAATATAAATAAAGCTATAGATACTATTATAAAGTTGAAAAACGAAACAGATTCTTTATCACAGATGGGTGAAAATGGATATAACTTTGTTATTAACAACTTTGAAAGAAAAAGTTTGTCGGATAAATATTTAAAATACATGTTAAAGTTATCAAATAAGGAGTAG
- a CDS encoding nucleotide sugar dehydrogenase, translated as MKLTTIGLGYIGLPTSIMFAKHGVNVTGVDINEDAVKSLNNGVLHLEEPFLNEALKEVIEAGTFKASLKPEKADCFIIAVPTPNNDDQYKSCDIGYVMSACESIIPYVEKGNVVIVESTIAPRTMDDHVKPFFEEKGFTIGEDLFLVHCPERVLPGQIMHELIHNNRIIGGITPACTKKAKEVYGVFVQGEMIETNAKTAEMSKLMENTYRDTNIALANELAKICFELDINALEVIEMANKHPRVNLHFPGPGVGGHCLAVDPYFIIAKSPENSPLIQNSRSINNSMPEFVVDKVRTVVEKTDAKKISVFGLTYKGNVDDIRESPAMDIYHMLQKEFNIDIVAHDPHVKKSFVEEDIEKAVEGSSLILVLSDHNEFKDLDNVAELMKHNIIIDTKNIVSTHSNYQYFNMGNLYQMKELQV; from the coding sequence ATGAAACTAACAACTATCGGTTTAGGTTATATTGGATTACCAACTTCTATTATGTTTGCAAAACATGGTGTTAATGTAACAGGTGTAGACATAAATGAAGATGCAGTAAAATCTTTGAATAATGGAGTTTTACATTTAGAAGAGCCTTTTCTAAATGAAGCACTGAAAGAAGTTATCGAGGCTGGTACATTTAAAGCATCTTTAAAACCTGAAAAGGCTGACTGCTTTATCATCGCTGTTCCGACACCAAATAACGATGATCAATACAAGTCTTGTGATATTGGCTATGTTATGTCAGCTTGTGAGAGTATTATTCCTTATGTTGAAAAAGGAAATGTAGTAATTGTAGAATCAACGATTGCTCCAAGAACTATGGACGACCATGTGAAACCTTTCTTTGAAGAAAAAGGATTTACAATTGGTGAAGACTTATTCTTAGTTCATTGTCCTGAACGTGTTTTACCAGGACAAATTATGCATGAATTGATTCATAACAACAGAATCATTGGTGGAATTACTCCAGCTTGTACAAAAAAAGCTAAAGAAGTATATGGTGTTTTTGTACAAGGAGAAATGATTGAAACGAATGCTAAAACTGCTGAGATGTCTAAATTAATGGAAAATACGTATCGTGATACAAACATTGCTTTAGCGAATGAATTAGCAAAGATTTGTTTTGAATTAGATATCAACGCTTTAGAAGTTATAGAGATGGCGAATAAGCATCCACGTGTGAACTTACATTTCCCTGGACCTGGGGTAGGTGGGCATTGCTTAGCTGTTGATCCATACTTTATCATTGCGAAGTCTCCAGAAAATAGTCCATTAATCCAAAATTCAAGAAGTATTAATAATAGTATGCCTGAATTTGTAGTTGATAAAGTTAGAACAGTAGTTGAAAAAACAGATGCGAAGAAAATATCTGTGTTCGGTTTAACTTACAAAGGAAATGTAGACGATATTCGTGAATCACCTGCGATGGATATTTATCATATGCTTCAAAAGGAGTTTAATATTGATATCGTAGCGCACGACCCACATGTGAAAAAGTCTTTTGTGGAAGAAGATATAGAAAAAGCTGTTGAAGGTAGTTCTTTAATATTAGTTTTATCTGATCACAATGAATTTAAAGATTTAGACAATGTAGCGGAATTAATGAAGCATAATATTATCATAGATACTAAAAATATTGTTTCTACTCATAGTAACTATCAATACTTTAACATGGGTAACCTTTATCAGATGAAGGAATTACAGGTGTAA
- a CDS encoding sugar transferase yields MKRLFDFTAASVGILAVSPLIIGTAIVVKKKIGSPIIFKQTRPGQFGKPFDVYKFRTMTNETDENGELLPDSKRLTDTGKFLRKYSLDELPQLINVIKGDISLVGPRPLLMEYNDLYNAEQRRRLDVKPGITGWAQVNGRNALSWEEKFELDVWYVDHQSFMLDLYILYLTVIKVFKSEGINQEGSVTAEKFTGTPADA; encoded by the coding sequence ATGAAACGATTATTCGATTTCACAGCAGCTTCTGTCGGAATTTTAGCGGTGTCACCGCTTATTATAGGCACAGCAATAGTTGTTAAGAAAAAGATTGGCTCACCAATAATCTTTAAACAGACACGTCCAGGTCAATTTGGAAAACCATTTGATGTCTATAAATTTAGAACGATGACAAATGAAACGGATGAAAATGGAGAACTTCTACCTGATTCCAAACGACTAACTGATACAGGTAAGTTTCTGAGAAAATACAGTCTCGATGAACTACCTCAGTTGATTAATGTTATTAAAGGTGATATTTCTTTAGTTGGTCCTAGGCCATTATTGATGGAATACAATGATTTATATAATGCTGAACAACGTCGTCGTTTAGATGTTAAGCCAGGTATCACTGGATGGGCTCAAGTTAATGGAAGAAATGCTTTATCATGGGAAGAAAAGTTTGAACTTGATGTATGGTATGTTGATCACCAATCATTCATGTTAGATTTGTATATCCTTTACTTAACAGTCATCAAGGTATTCAAAAGTGAAGGAATCAACCAGGAAGGTTCTGTAACGGCTGAGAAGTTTACAGGAACGCCGGCGGATGCATAA
- a CDS encoding acetyltransferase, whose amino-acid sequence MHKITLLGNGGHAKVIRDMIERHPEFDLYAILDGQIHEKFIEEDIIYDSMDCIEQYKHTRFIIAIGNNHVREKIVNQYSLVDSDFATIIDPSSVVSKFAHVSIGTVVMPNSVINSHALVGKHSIINSGAIIEHDNVLGDFIHISPGAVLSGTVTVGDYTHVGSGSVVIPNINIGARCIIGAGSVIIKDIERNVTVVGNPARIIKRSE is encoded by the coding sequence ATGCATAAGATAACTTTGCTTGGCAATGGTGGTCACGCTAAGGTTATCAGGGACATGATAGAGAGACATCCAGAATTTGATCTATATGCTATATTAGACGGTCAGATTCATGAAAAGTTTATCGAAGAAGACATAATTTATGATTCTATGGATTGCATAGAACAATATAAGCATACTAGGTTTATCATTGCTATCGGTAATAATCATGTTCGAGAGAAGATTGTAAATCAATATAGTTTAGTAGACTCTGATTTCGCAACAATTATTGATCCATCTTCTGTTGTGTCGAAATTTGCACATGTTTCTATAGGAACTGTAGTTATGCCAAATTCAGTAATTAATTCTCATGCTTTAGTTGGGAAGCATTCTATTATTAATAGCGGTGCGATAATAGAACATGATAATGTTCTTGGGGATTTTATACACATTTCTCCAGGTGCAGTCTTATCAGGTACAGTTACTGTAGGAGATTATACTCATGTCGGATCAGGTAGTGTCGTTATACCTAATATAAATATTGGAGCACGTTGCATTATTGGTGCTGGTAGTGTCATAATAAAAGATATAGAAAGAAATGTCACCGTTGTTGGGAATCCAGCACGGATAATAAAAAGGAGCGAATAA